From Pagrus major chromosome 9, Pma_NU_1.0, the proteins below share one genomic window:
- the ercc1 gene encoding DNA excision repair protein ERCC-1 yields the protein MKRFNINLDDSAFTKERTPPKSHFQSSSRGGENTSTSSSAKPASAPLSYAEFIVQSKSKVGAPPDREGPSKSEPASVSSAPGGCETVQDCAKCTEDGSDGVKKSEATQVADTDQKEGNCQGSDLSLNLGPKPVGSGSSIIVSPRQRGNPILKFVRSVPWEFGDVVPDYVLGQTTCALFLSLRYHNLNPNYIHDRLKLLGQTFTLRVLLVLVDVKDPHHALKELARICIMADCTLILAWSPEEAGRYLETYKSYEKKPADLLKEQVEKDYLSKVTDSLTTVKSINKTDAITLLSTFSSVEGIISASKEDLVLCPGLGPQKAKRLYDVLHKPFLKSKTKDS from the exons atgaagaggtTTAACATCAACCTGGACGACTCCGCTTTCACCAAAGAAAGAACACCG CCAAAGTCGCACTTTCAGTCTTCatccagaggaggagaaaacaccTCAACTTCATCCTCAGCAAAGCCTGCTTCTGCACCCTTGTCCTACGCAGAATTCATCGTTCAGAGTAAAAGCAAGGTGGGTGCACCCCCTGACAGAGAGGGTCCCTCCAAAAGTGAGCCAGCTTCAGTGTCGTCTGCCCCAGGAGGGTGTGAAACAGTTCAGGACTGTGCCAAATGTACTGAAGATGGATCTGATGGTGTTAAGAAGAGTGAGGCGACACAGGTGGCTGACACAGACCAGAAAGAGGGAAACTGTCAAGGGTCAGATCTAAGCCTCAACCTCGGTCCAAAACCAGTGGGGTCTGGGAGCAGCATTATTGTCAGTCCTCGGCAG AGGGGAAATCCCATTCTGAAGTTTGTGAGGAGTGTCCCATGGGAGTTTGGAGATGTTGTACCCGACTATGTCTTGGGCCAGACAACTTGTGCTCTCTTCCTCAG TCTGAGGTATCACAATCTCAATCCAAACTATATCCATGACCGTCTCAAGCTGCTTGGACAGACTTTCACCCTGCGAGTGTTACTGGTACTAGTAGATGtg AAAGATCCTCATCATGCATTGAAGGAGCTGGCTCGCATCTGCATCATGGCTGACTGCACTCTCATCTTGGCTTGGAG TCCAGAGGAGGCAGGGCGTTACCTGGAGACATATAAGTCATATGAAAAGAAACCAGCAGACCTTCTGAAGGAGCAAGTTGAAAAAGACTACCTGTCAAAG GTTACAGATTCCCTGACCACTGTGAAATCCATAAACAAGACCGATGCCATTACCCTGCTGTCCACTTTCTCA TCTGTAGAGGGAATCATCAGTGCCTCTAAGGAGGACTTGGTTCTCTGTCCAGGTCTTGGCCCACAAAAA GCAAAGAGACTCTATGATGTGCTGCATAAGCCCTTCCTCAAGTCGAAGACAAAGGACAGCTGA
- the LOC141001919 gene encoding uncharacterized protein: MLDKTSDNGQQTGHCSDCGCSFSLPQADSDPDSANTSASPIQQRVHKADNPSKCPSCQAGSSLPNGRRPHRRIRLDPHSCSLCTKTFISSAHLALHLASHNKERKYRCSTCGKYFHQSSHLMAHKIIHSGDRPYKCPDCGKSFVRASHLTTHRRLHTGEKPFKCTFCDKSFTQKAGLLAHVRLHTGERPYKCEQCGEGFRSLPLLLSHKAAEASGQAKPVSAPAPTQPQKTQSSSEDLKCGVCCRTFVRSSYIRLHIRLDKGHRPYHCKVCNKTFVKLDTFVNHCDKHLRQKRDKSKEVKEKVVKPPLFVPLSRPPSPESTQPLSSEVNTRSRAKAKSKTEP; the protein is encoded by the coding sequence ATGCTGGATAAAACCAGTGATAACGGCCAACAGACTGGGCACTGCTCAGACTGTGGATGCAGCTTCAGCCTACCACAAGCTGACTCTGACCCTGATTCAGCCAACACTTCAGCCTCTCCTATACAGCAGCGTGTGCACAAGGCAGACAATCCTTCCAAATGTCCATCCTGCCAGGCCGGCAGCAGCCTCCCTAATGGTCGACGTCCACACCGCCGCATCCGCCTGGATCCCCACAGCTGCAGTCTGTGCACCAAAACTTTCATCTCCTCCGCTCACCTGGCCCTCCACCTCGCCTCTCACAACAAGGAGAGGAAGTACAGATGTAGTACCTGTGGCAAATACTTCCATCAGTCTTCCCACCTGATGGCACACAAGATAATCCACAGCGGGGACAGGCCATATAAATGCCCAGATTGCGGAAAGTCCTTCGTCCGTGCCTCACATCTGACGACCCACCGTCGGCTCCACACAGGCGAGAAGCCCTTCAAGTGCACCTTCTGCGACAAGTCGTTCACACAGAAGGCCGGGCTCCTGGCGCATGTTCGTCTACACACAGGGGAGCGGCCATACAAGTGTGAGCAGTGTGGCGAGGGTTTTCGCTCTTTGCCACTCCTGCTTTCTCACAAGGCTGCAGAGGCGTCTGGCCAGGCCAAACCAGTGTCAGCCCCAGCGCCCACCCAGCCCCAGAAGACACAAAGTAGCTCTGAGGATCTCAAATGTGGCGTCTGCTGCCGCACCTTTGTACGTTCATCATACATCAGGCTGCACATACGCCTCGACAAAGGACATCGGCCTTATCACTGCAAAGTGTGCAATAAGACCTTTGTCAAGCTGGATACGTTTGTGAACCACTGTGATAAACACTTGAGGCAGAAAAGGGATAAAAGCAAGGAGGTTAAAGAGAAAGTTGTTAAACCTCCCCTGTTTGTCCCACTCTCAAGGCCTCCGTCTCCTGAGTCCACTCAGCCTTTATCTTCAGAGGTCAACACACGCTCCAGAGCAAAAGCAAAGAGTAAAACGGAGCCATGA
- the prmt2 gene encoding protein arginine N-methyltransferase 2 gives MQTEKEEDDTSPEEYVAVSNFTGSGSDQLSFSSGDTLLVHAKPSPEWWWAELQGIIGYVPAGYLRQDAAEEEDTSLEDPWQDEEYFGSYGTLRLHLEMLSDKSRTEAYRQVVLSNSDSLRNKVVMDLGCGTGIISLFCAQLAKPSVVYAVEASSMAEYTRQLVKQNSCEEVVTVLQGRAEEIELPEQVDVLVSEWMGNCLLFEFMVESVLLARDRWLKQGGVMWPSSAALTLVPCQANSYYAEKMAFWERPYGLDFTPLQPLAQQEFFAKPKFSHLIELDDCLTTPCDVILLDMYTLQVKDLEEIKGQFHFCVEKSGVFHGFTAWFTVNFESLEAGGATVELNTGPNSDPTHWKQTLFMLDRPVSVCAGDSISGTIVLCRNPVWRRHMTVTLHWSVNGSTEDTDNCQANFTLHSFISKW, from the exons atgcagacagagaaagaggaggatgatACGTCTCCTGAAGAATATGTTGCTGTGTCTAATTTCACTGGAAGTGGCAGCGACCAG CTTAGTTTCAGCAGCGGGGACACGCTGCTCGTCCACGCCAAGCCTTCACCAGAGTGGTGGTGGGCAGAGCTGCAGGGGATCATAGGTTATGTCCCTGCAGGCTACCTGCGCCAGGAtgctgctgaggaggaggacaccTCCCTGGAGGACCCATGGCAAGATGAAGAGTACTTCGGCAGTTATGGGACACTG AGGCTTCACTTGGAGATGCTGTCAGATAAGAGCCGCACTGAAGCGTACCGGCAGGTTGTTCTCAGCAACAGTGACTCTCTGAGGAATAAGGTGGTGATGGATCTCGGCTGTGGGACTGGCATCATCAGCCTGTTCTGCGCTCAGCTGGCTAAACCCTCAGTG GTGTATGCTGTGGAGGCGAGCTCTATGGCAGAGTACACCAGACAGCTGGTGAAGCAGAACAGCTGTGAGGAGGTGGTTACGGTGCTCCAGGGACGAGCTGAGGAGATCGAGCTGCCTGAGCAGGTGGACGTCCTGGTGTCTGAGTGGATGGGTAACTGCCTCCTG TTTGAGTTCATGGTGGAGTCAGTTCTGCTGGCCAGGGACCGCTGGCTTAAGCAAGGTGGTGTTATGTGGCCCTCATCTGCAGCCCTCACCTTGGTGCCTTGTCAGGCCAACAGCTATTATGCAGAGAAAATGGCCTTCTGGGAGCGGCCCTATGGTCTGGACTTCACTCCTCTTCA GCCCTTGGCACAGCAGGAGTTCTTTGCCAAGCCCAAGTTCAGCCACCTCATTGAGCTTGATGACTGCCTCACCACCCCCTGTGATGTCATACTCCTGGACATGTACACTCTGCAAGTGAAAGACCTGGAG GAAATAAAGGGtcagtttcatttttgtgtggAGAAGTCTGGTGTTTTCCATGGATTCACCGCCTGGTTCACAGTTAATTTCGAGAGCCTGGAGGCAGGAGGCGCAACAGTGGAGCTAAACACCGGACCTAACTCAGa cccGACACACTGGAAGCAGACTCTGTTCATGCTAGACAGGCCAGTTAGCGTGTGTGCTGGAGACTCCATCAGCGGAACCATTGTCCTCTGCAGGAACCCTGTGTGGAGACGCCACATGACTGTTACCCTGCACTGGAGCGTTAACGGcagcacagaggacacagacaaCTGCCAGGCAAACTTCACTTTACACTCTTTTATATCAAAGTGGTGA